Proteins found in one Nostoc sp. NIES-3756 genomic segment:
- a CDS encoding CobW family GTP-binding protein: MNTIAAPDNEIITEVPKRGMPVTIITGFLGSGKTTLLNQILKNKQDLKVAVLVNEFGDINIDSQLLVSVDQDMLELSNGCICCTINDGLVDAVYRVLEREERIDYLVIETTGVADPLPIILTFLGTELRDLTNLDSIITLVDAEAFTPNHFESEAALKQIIYSDIILLNKTDIAPPEKIKDIEEYIASVKEGVRILRTQYGQVALPLILGLGLTPTDEYIAEDVDNHHVDEHHHHHHDHEHEHHHEHHSHHLENDGFISVSFQSDRPFDVHKFETFLTEEMPNNVFRAKGILWFSDSDLRHIFQLSGSRYHLYADEWRTLPKNQVVFIGRKLNTQQIYTQINNCLV, from the coding sequence ATGAATACTATCGCTGCACCAGATAACGAGATAATCACTGAAGTTCCTAAACGAGGAATGCCTGTGACTATTATCACAGGATTTCTGGGCAGTGGTAAAACTACACTACTTAACCAAATTCTCAAAAATAAGCAAGATTTAAAAGTAGCTGTTTTAGTAAATGAATTTGGTGATATTAATATTGATAGCCAACTGTTAGTTTCCGTAGACCAAGATATGCTCGAACTGAGCAATGGCTGTATATGCTGTACTATTAATGATGGTCTAGTGGATGCTGTTTATCGAGTTTTAGAAAGAGAAGAACGTATTGACTATTTGGTAATTGAAACTACTGGTGTAGCAGATCCATTGCCGATTATTTTGACTTTCTTGGGTACAGAACTACGAGATTTAACCAACCTTGACTCAATTATTACTTTGGTAGATGCTGAAGCTTTTACCCCTAACCATTTTGAGAGTGAAGCAGCATTAAAACAAATTATCTATAGTGATATTATTCTCCTCAATAAAACAGACATTGCTCCTCCAGAAAAAATCAAAGATATAGAAGAATATATTGCTAGTGTAAAAGAGGGGGTGAGAATTTTACGCACTCAATATGGTCAGGTGGCACTACCATTAATTTTAGGTTTAGGGTTAACTCCAACAGATGAATATATTGCTGAGGATGTAGATAATCACCACGTAGATGAACACCATCATCACCACCACGACCACGAGCATGAACATCATCATGAGCATCACTCGCATCATTTAGAAAATGATGGATTTATATCAGTTTCTTTCCAGTCTGATAGACCCTTTGATGTTCATAAATTTGAAACTTTTCTCACGGAAGAAATGCCAAATAATGTTTTCCGGGCGAAGGGTATTTTATGGTTTAGTGATAGTGATTTACGTCATATTTTCCAATTAAGTGGGTCTCGCTATCACTTATATGCTGATGAATGGCGTACTCTCCCTAAAAATCAAGTAGTTTTTATTGGGAGAAAATTAAATACGCAACAAATATATACACAAATTAACAATTGTTTGGTCTGA
- the folE gene encoding GTP cyclohydrolase I FolE: protein MTLSTRPDNNSAAQMISSLSTQQLPTITEAEMVQAVRTLLIGLGENPDREGLKDTPKRVVKALQFLTKGYHESLDELLNGAVFTEDANEMVLVRDIDLFSSCEHHILPIIGRAHVAYIPNGKVIGLSKIARICEMYARRLQVQERLTLQIADALQGLLKPQGVAVVIEATHMCMVMRGVQKPGSWTVTSAMRGVFAQDARTREEFMNLVRHNAHFHS, encoded by the coding sequence ATGACTTTATCGACTCGTCCCGATAATAATTCTGCTGCTCAGATGATTTCGTCTTTATCTACTCAGCAACTACCAACTATCACAGAAGCAGAAATGGTGCAGGCTGTGCGAACATTGCTAATTGGACTAGGAGAAAATCCTGATCGAGAAGGGTTAAAAGATACTCCTAAGAGAGTTGTCAAAGCTCTGCAATTTCTCACCAAAGGATATCATGAATCTTTAGATGAACTGCTGAACGGAGCAGTTTTTACAGAAGATGCTAATGAAATGGTATTAGTTCGGGACATCGATCTTTTTAGTTCTTGTGAGCATCATATTTTACCGATTATCGGCCGCGCTCATGTTGCCTATATTCCTAATGGTAAGGTGATAGGGTTATCGAAAATAGCTCGCATTTGTGAAATGTACGCTCGGCGTTTACAAGTGCAAGAACGTCTTACACTCCAAATTGCTGATGCGTTGCAAGGTTTGCTCAAACCCCAAGGGGTTGCAGTTGTCATAGAAGCAACTCATATGTGTATGGTGATGCGAGGTGTGCAGAAACCCGGATCTTGGACTGTTACCAGTGCAATGCGTGGTGTGTTTGCCCAAGATGCGCGGACTCGTGAGGAGTTTATGAATTTGGTACGACACAACGCTCATTTTCACTCTTAA
- the atpC gene encoding ATP synthase F1 subunit epsilon, with translation MTLTVRVISPDKTVWDAEADEVVLPSTTGQLGILSGHAPLLTALDTGVLRVRASKSQNWQAIALLGGFAEVEENEVTILVNGAERGDAINLEEARTAYSQAQTKLNQVPAGDRQAQIQANQAFKRARARFQAAGGLV, from the coding sequence ATGACCCTAACTGTCCGTGTAATTTCCCCAGATAAAACAGTGTGGGATGCGGAAGCTGATGAAGTGGTTTTACCCAGCACTACCGGTCAGCTAGGTATCCTGAGTGGACACGCTCCACTGTTAACTGCGCTGGATACAGGTGTACTACGAGTACGCGCCAGCAAGAGCCAAAACTGGCAAGCGATCGCCCTATTAGGTGGTTTTGCCGAAGTTGAGGAAAATGAAGTCACCATCCTCGTAAATGGTGCAGAACGCGGCGATGCGATCAATCTAGAAGAAGCACGTACTGCTTACAGCCAAGCGCAAACAAAGCTGAATCAAGTACCCGCAGGCGATCGTCAAGCCCAAATCCAAGCCAATCAAGCCTTTAAACGCGCTCGCGCTCGTTTTCAAGCAGCTGGTGGTTTGGTATAG
- the atpD gene encoding F0F1 ATP synthase subunit beta, translating into MVTTAEKTNIGYITQIIGPVVDVKFPGGKLPQIYNALTIKGTNEAGQEINLTIEVQQLLGDNQIRAVAMSSTDGLVRGLEVVDTGAPISVPVGKATLGRIFNVLGEPVDNRGPVNNEETLPIHRSAPKLTDLETKPSVFETGIKVVDLLTPYRRGGKIGLFGGAGVGKTVIMMELINNIATQHGGVSVFAGVGERTREGNDLYNEMIESGVINNENLNESKIALVYGQMNEPPGARMRVGLSGLTMAEYFRDVNKQDVLLFIDNIFRFVQAGSEVSALLGRMPSAVGYQPTLGTDVGELQERITSTTEGSITSIQAVYVPADDLTDPAPATTFAHLDGTTVLSRGLASKGIYPAVDPLGSTSTMLQPNIVGDEHYNTARAVQSTLQRYKELQDIIAILGLDELSEEDRLTVARARKIERFLSQPFFVAEVFTGSPGKYVKLEDTIKGFQKILSGELDDLPEQAFYLVGDINEAIAKAEKLKG; encoded by the coding sequence ATGGTCACCACCGCAGAAAAAACAAACATCGGTTACATTACCCAAATCATCGGCCCGGTTGTAGACGTTAAATTCCCCGGCGGTAAGCTACCGCAAATCTACAACGCTCTGACCATCAAAGGTACTAACGAAGCAGGACAAGAAATCAACCTGACTATCGAAGTACAGCAACTTTTGGGCGACAACCAAATCCGCGCCGTAGCTATGAGTTCCACCGATGGCTTAGTCCGTGGTTTGGAAGTTGTTGATACAGGCGCTCCTATCAGCGTCCCCGTTGGTAAAGCGACTCTCGGTCGGATTTTCAACGTTCTTGGCGAACCTGTAGACAACAGAGGGCCAGTTAATAACGAAGAAACTCTACCCATCCACCGTTCAGCTCCCAAACTCACCGACCTAGAAACCAAGCCTTCTGTGTTCGAGACAGGGATTAAGGTTGTTGACCTGCTAACCCCCTACAGACGCGGCGGTAAAATCGGTCTGTTCGGTGGTGCAGGCGTGGGCAAGACCGTAATCATGATGGAGTTGATCAACAACATTGCAACTCAACACGGTGGCGTGTCTGTTTTCGCTGGCGTGGGAGAGCGTACCCGTGAAGGGAATGACCTCTACAACGAAATGATTGAATCTGGGGTAATCAACAACGAGAACCTCAATGAATCGAAGATTGCGCTAGTGTACGGTCAGATGAACGAACCACCCGGAGCAAGAATGCGGGTAGGTTTGTCTGGTTTGACAATGGCTGAATACTTCCGCGATGTCAACAAGCAAGACGTACTGTTGTTTATTGACAACATCTTCCGTTTCGTACAAGCAGGTTCTGAAGTATCTGCGCTGTTGGGTCGGATGCCTTCTGCGGTAGGATATCAGCCTACATTGGGTACTGACGTAGGTGAACTGCAAGAACGCATTACCTCCACAACCGAAGGTTCTATTACCTCAATTCAAGCAGTATACGTACCTGCGGACGACTTGACAGACCCCGCACCTGCTACCACCTTCGCTCACTTGGATGGAACAACCGTACTATCACGGGGTTTGGCATCTAAGGGTATTTATCCTGCGGTAGATCCTCTGGGTTCCACCTCTACCATGTTGCAACCCAACATCGTTGGTGACGAACACTACAACACTGCTCGTGCTGTCCAATCAACCTTGCAACGCTACAAAGAATTACAAGACATCATCGCTATCTTGGGTCTGGACGAATTGTCTGAAGAAGACCGTCTAACAGTAGCACGCGCCCGTAAGATTGAGCGTTTCTTGTCTCAACCATTCTTCGTAGCTGAAGTATTCACAGGTTCCCCTGGTAAGTACGTGAAGTTAGAAGACACCATCAAAGGGTTCCAGAAGATTCTCTCTGGTGAATTAGATGATCTGCCAGAGCAAGCCTTCTACTTGGTAGGCGACATTAACGAAGCGATCGCTAAAGCTGAAAAACTCAAAGGCTAA
- the holB gene encoding DNA polymerase III subunit delta' yields MAHDPFAPLVGQQQAVELLTQAVKQNRVAPAYLFVGADGVGRSLAARCFVELLFSSIVEMRLISSLQQRLRQGNHPDLLWVQPTYQYQGQRLTAAQAAEKNVKRKAPPLIRLEQIREITEFLSRPPLEAPRNVVVLEEAQTMAEPAANALLKTLEEPGKATIILIAPSPESVLPTLVSRCQRIPFHRLETTFLNQVLTQTGNQEILQHPAVLSLAAGSPGSAIASYEQLQAIPPELLQDLSTAPKSQRHALELAKQIDKDLDTEAQLWLVDYLQQSYWKKQYQPRVISQLEKARKYLLVYAQPRLVWECTLLSVHQEFHSYN; encoded by the coding sequence ATGGCTCACGACCCTTTTGCACCACTGGTAGGACAACAGCAAGCAGTAGAATTACTAACTCAAGCTGTTAAACAAAACCGAGTCGCCCCGGCTTATTTATTTGTGGGGGCGGATGGTGTAGGACGGAGTTTAGCGGCGCGGTGTTTTGTAGAGTTGTTATTTTCTAGTATTGTAGAGATGCGACTGATTTCATCTTTACAACAGCGTTTACGTCAAGGTAATCATCCTGATTTGTTGTGGGTACAGCCTACTTACCAATACCAAGGGCAAAGACTCACAGCCGCTCAAGCCGCCGAGAAAAATGTTAAGCGCAAAGCACCGCCTTTAATTCGCTTAGAACAAATTCGAGAAATCACTGAATTTCTCAGCCGTCCTCCTTTGGAAGCACCAAGAAATGTGGTGGTGCTGGAGGAAGCGCAAACAATGGCGGAACCAGCCGCGAATGCTTTGCTGAAGACTTTAGAAGAACCGGGAAAAGCCACGATAATTTTGATTGCGCCTTCCCCTGAGTCTGTATTGCCGACTTTGGTGTCCCGTTGTCAACGTATACCTTTTCATCGTCTAGAGACAACGTTTTTAAATCAGGTATTAACCCAAACAGGGAATCAAGAAATTTTGCAGCATCCAGCAGTGTTGAGTTTAGCAGCTGGCAGTCCGGGGAGTGCGATCGCTTCTTACGAACAATTACAAGCCATCCCCCCAGAATTACTACAAGACTTAAGCACAGCACCTAAATCTCAACGTCATGCTTTGGAATTAGCCAAACAAATCGATAAAGATTTAGATACAGAAGCGCAATTATGGTTAGTCGATTATTTGCAGCAATCTTACTGGAAAAAGCAGTATCAACCAAGGGTAATTAGTCAGTTAGAAAAAGCCCGTAAATATCTCCTTGTCTACGCCCAACCGCGCCTAGTTTGGGAATGTACCTTATTGTCTGTACATCAAGAATTTCATTCTTACAATTAA